A portion of the Sabethes cyaneus chromosome 3, idSabCyanKW18_F2, whole genome shotgun sequence genome contains these proteins:
- the LOC128743365 gene encoding probable DNA mismatch repair protein Msh6, whose protein sequence is MSKNKDKLNSSNTLLNYFAKSPATTPKLKPSSSVSASPATGGITSNSSYDTPKTKLKKEPASPAVSTPLSATSRNETDEEESVQPVKRRRIVMRDSSDEDNSDSENQVRNERTPPKAELLSSFKRVEKEDNEPSPVQKKIKLEQPNDSLQGEAKELLLEDKEDGEENSALDEPTIWAHQKLDFLKPEKVKDIHGNRPGSDKYDSRTLYVPEPFLSTLTPAMRQWWELKSRHMDCVLFFKVGKFYELYHMDATVGVTELGFSYMKGEFAHSGFPETAYERMATSLIEKGYKVARVEQTETPDMMQERCRQNRTNSKYDKVVKREICQISLRGTEVFGQQVHLSLSHQPKYMLAITERSAKVGTRYGVCFIDTSLGVFHLGEFNDDAQASRLLTLLSHYEPALVLHERSPPSAGTHQIFKTVLAGVRKEALTGESQFWSAQKTLKYLAEKFFGNSSDNKWPSALRSLADKSDHLGLTPDAEFQLALKALGGCIWYLKRCLLDQQIIALATFELYIPPDDNEVREQLKITHTNRSLVLDSITMANLRITDGEQSLVNRMDHCCTKFGKRLFHHWVCSPSCERAVIVERQEAVTELLEDVSLLQDVRQILGELPDLERMLAQIHTFGNADRSKNHPDGRAILYEEKTYGKKKIQDFITTLRGFGALAKLPELFASVSSRLLVRLTQTENGGGSFPDMAEKIRFFEESFKHEEALKEGVIVPAKGLDAEYDAVQKEIKDIEGELEEYRHAQEKHFGCKVTYFGTDKKRFQLEVPEGASKRANSGYTLEGQKKGKNGVKRYHTDETREFLKRMMQTEDQRKMVLKDLARRVFEKFASSYDVWKRCIDLTGTLDVLTSLAEYARSEGGMCVPEILDEDDEAGHIFELEEGIHPCISEAENYIPNGVCLGSNGSRLVLLTGPNMGGKSTLMRQVGVLAIMAQIGSRIPASSCRMTLIDRIFTRLGANDDIMAGQSTFLVELNETSAILKHATKRSLVLLDELGRGTATYDGTAIAGAVVNFLADLQCRSMFSTHYHNLVDSFDGDSRVTLGHMACMVENEDDEDPTQETVTFLYKYADGPCPKSYGFNAAKLADMPACIIKRAHELSKTMEAEALKRKMFSKSLQQTTDVGELKILLRKLKACRF, encoded by the exons AtgagtaaaaataaagacaaacTGAACAGCTCCAATACgctgttaaattatttcgccaAATCGCCAGCGACGACTCCGAAACTGAAACCATCTTCGTCGGTTTCGGCCAGTCCAGCGACGGGTGGCATAACCAGTAACAGCAGCTATGATACTCCGAAGACAAAGCTGAAGAAAGAGCCCGCCAGCCCGGCGGTATCGACCCCACTTTCCGCCACATCAAGAAACGAAACCGACGAAGAGGAATCCGTACAACCGGTCAAACGGCGACGAATCGTGATGCGGGACTCCTCCGATGAGGACAATTCCGACAGTGAAAATCAAGTTCGGAACGAACGAACGCCGCCCAAGGCTGAACTGCTCTCGTCGTTCAAGCGGGTCGAAAAGGAAGACAACGAACCGTCGCCGGTGCAGAAAAAGATCAAGCTTGAACAGCCGAACGACTCGCTGCAAGGTGAAGCGAAGGAGCTGCTGCTGGAGGACAAGGAAGACGGTGAGGAAAACTCCGCGTTGGATGAACCGACGATTTGGGCTCATCAGAAGTTGGATTTTCTGAAGCCCGAAAAAGTGAAGGATATCCACGGTAACCGACCGGGCAGTGATAAGTACGATTCGAGAACGCTCTATGTGCCGGAGCCGTTTTTGAGTACACTAACACCG GCAATGCGTCAATGGTGGGAGTTGAAGTCGCGTCACATGGACTGTGTGTTATTCTTCAAGGTTGGAAAGTTTTACGAGCTGTACCATATGGATGCCACGGTGGGTGTAACTGAGTTGGGTTTTTCCTACATGAAGGGAGAATTCGCTCATTCTGGGTTCCCAGAGACTGCCTACGAGCGTATGGCCACTTCGTTGATCGAAAAGGGCTACAAGGTGGCTCGAGTTGAGCAAACCGAAACTCCGGATATGATGCAAGAACGGTGTCGGCAAAACAGAACCAACAGTAAGTATGACAAAgtagtcaaacgagaaatttgCCAGATATCGTTGCGTGGAACGGAGGTTTTCGGCCAGCAGGTGCATTTGTCACTCAGTCATCAACCGAAATACATGCTTGCcattaccgaacgttcggctaaAGTCGGCACTCGTTACGGTGTTTGCTTTATCGATACCTCGCTGGGGGTTTTCCACCTGGGGGAATTCAACGATGATGCGCAAGCATCTAGGTTGTTGACTTTACTTTCGCATTACGAACCAGCTCTTGTTTTACACGAAAGAAGCCCGCCTTCGGCGGGTACCCATCAGATTTTTAAAACTGTCCTTGCTGGCGTTCGAAAGGAAGCTCTAACGGGGGAATCTCAGTTTTGGTCAGCGCAGAAAACTTTGAAATATTTGGCGGAAAAGTTCTTTGGTAATTCTAGTGATAACAAATGGCCTTCGGCACTGCGCTCGCTGGCAGACAAGAGCGATCATCTCGGGCTGACGCCGGACGCTGAATTTCAGCTGGCCTTAAAGGCGTTGGGAGGCTGTATCTGGTACCTGAAACGATGCTTGCTAGATCAGCAGATCATAGCACTGGCCACGTTTGAGCTGTACATTCCTCCGGATGACAATGAAGTACGAGAGCAGTTAAAAATCACTCACACCAACCGTTCTCTGGTTTTGGACTCCATCACCATGGCTAACCTTCGCATAACGGATGGCGAGCAGTCGCTGGTCAATCGAATGGACCATTGCTGTACGAAGTTCGGCAAACGGCTCTTCCATCACTGGGTTTGTTCGCCAAGCTGCGAACGTGCCGTTATCGTTGAGCGGCAGGAAGCGGTTACGGAACTGCTAGAGGATGTCAGTCTGTTGCAGGACGTGCGGCAGATTCTCGGCGAACTGCCGGATTTGGAGCGAATGCTGGCGCAGATTCACACATTCGGCAATGCCGATCGCAGCAAAAACCATCCGGATGGCCGGGCAATTCTCTACGAGGAGAAAACTTATGGGAAGAAAAAAATTCAAGATTTCATAACCACGCTTCGTGGCTTTGGCGCCTTGGCTAAGCTGCCCGAACTGTTTGCCAGTGTTTCTTCCCGCTTACTGGTTCGTTTGACGCAAACAGAAAACGGCGGTGGTAGCTTTCCGGATATGGCCGAAAAGATTCGTTTCTTTGAAGAGTCCTTCAAACATGAGGAGGCACTGAAAGAAGGGGTTATTGTTCCCGCCAAAGGCCTTGACGCTGAGTACGATGCGGTGCAGAAAGAAATCAAAGATATCGAAGGTGAACTTGAAGAATACCGACACGCACAGGAAAAACACTTCGGTTGTAAGGTTACCTACTTCGGAACTGATAAGAAACGCTTCCAACTGGAAGTACCAGAAGGTGCTTCGAAACGTGCCAATAGCGGTTATACTCTGGAAGGACAGAAGAAGGGTAAAAATGGTGTGAAGAGATATCACACCGACGAAACGCGTGAGTTTCTAAAACGGATGATGCAAACAGAAGATCAACGAAAGATGGTACTCAAAGATTTAGCTCGGCGAGTGTTTGAGAAGTTTGCTAGCAGCTACGATGTATGGAAACGGTGCATCGATTTAACGGGGACGCTTGATGTGCTGACCTCTTTGGCGGAATATGCTCGCAGCGAAGGTGGCATGTGCGTTCCGGAGATTCTCGACGAAGACGACGAAGCAGGTCATATTTTCGAACTAGAAGAGGGCATTCATCCTTGTATCAGCGAAGCGGAAAACTACATTCCAAATGGCGTCTGCCTCGGATCAAATGGATCCCGGTTGGTTCTACTTACCGGACCGAACATGGGCGGCAAGAGTACCCTCATGCGACAGGTCGGTGTTCTAGCCATAATGGCTCAGATCGGGTCGAGAATTCCTGCCTCCAGCTGCAGGATGACGCTGATCGATCGGATTTTTACCCGATTGGGGGCGAATGACGATATCATGGCCGGACAAAGTACCTTCTTGGTAGAGCTGAACGAAACTTCCGCCATCCTGAAGCACGCCACCAAACGTAGCCTGGTGTTGCTTGATGAGCTCGGACGCGGTACGGCAACCTATGATGGGACGGCAATTGCCGGCGCGGTTGTCAACTTTCTAGCCGATCTACAGTGTCGTTCCATGTTCTCCACGCACTATCACAATTTGGTCGACAGTTTTGACGGCGACAGCCGGGTCACTTTGGGTCATATG GCTTGCATGGTGGAGAATGAAGACGACGAAGATCCTACCCAGGAAACAGTTACCTTCCTGTACAAGTATGCCGACGGACCTTGTCCCAAATCCTATGGATTCAATGCAGCCAAACTGGCCGATATGCCAGCTTGCATAATCAAAAGAGCCCATGAG CTGTCCAAAACGATGGAGGCTGAAGCACTCAAGCGAAAAATGTTTTCCAAATCGTTGCAACAAACAACCGACGTTGgtgagttgaaaattttgctccGGAAACTTAAAGCGTGCCGCTTCTAA